The Argopecten irradians isolate NY chromosome 16, Ai_NY, whole genome shotgun sequence genome window below encodes:
- the LOC138311115 gene encoding WSCD family member GA21586-like: MAVSLRVILQHSRIIIMTGVYLTFLSVLIYITENQYLNQGVNPLKNIPHKIEHPRLDSVTLREEPFTSVDWKYDLGKLHDTFRNDSCPERKLGLLSSNTPRRTGMLSFQASGSSWTRHLVENLSGIYTCSVTRVTIQGESVRLNNRSGKICITYKRHKLQNLDISLLTDAIILVRNPLYVIKSYFHYINGEDGIKPSSERNDIEKHKTYANTSLFYSPKWEKHVATCLKGWKRQYMSWIKLFKGRSMILVYENMQNNLTKELCRLIRFLGLQVTPRDFWCTWVNREGERHRTPRNLTETSVDNIFTAAQRKDLLEAVCEVLELARTLDIDVDISQYLEELSDTPRTACHQFKKVT, from the exons ATGGCTGTATCTCTGAGGGTAATTCTGCAACATTCACGTATTATCATCATGACTGGAGTTTATTTAACTTTTCTATctgtgttaatatatattaccGAAAATCAATATCTTAACCAAGGTGTAAACCCTCTAAAGAACATACCACACAAGATAGAACATCCACGTCTGGATAGTGTGACCTTAAGAGAAGAACCGTTTACGAGTGTTGATTGGAAGTATGACCTGGGAAAACTACATGACACGTTTAGAAATGATTCATGTCCGGAAAGAAAGCTGGGATTACTAAGCAGCAATACTCCTCGACGTACCGGAATGTTAAGTTTTCAGGCATCTGGGAGTTCTTGGACCAGACATCTTGTAGAGAATCTTTCAG GAATTTACACGTGTTCCGTTACACGGGTGACAATTCAAGGGGAAAGCGTCAGATTGAACAACCGCAGTGGAAAAATCTGCATTACTTACAAACGTCACAAATTACAAAACTTGGATATATCCCTACTCACTGATGCGATCATTCTCGTAAGAAACCCGCTGTACGTGATAAAGTCCTACTTCCACTATATAAACGGGGAAGACGGCATAAAACCTTCATCAGAGCGTAACGACATAGAGAAACATAAAACGTACGCCAATACATCTTTGTTCTACTCGCCAA AATGGGAAAAACATGTGGCCACGTGTCTGAAGGGATGGAAAAGACAGTATATGTCCTGGATAAAGCTGTTTAAAGGAAGGTCAATGATTCTTGTTTATGAAAACATGCAAAATAATCTCACAAAGGAATTATGCAGACTTATAAGGTTTCTGGGTCTGCAGGTTACACCGCGGGATTTCTGGTGTACGTGGGTGAACCGGGAAGGAGAACGCCATCGGACACCACGCAACCTCACGGAGACCAGTGTAGACAACATATTCACTGCGGCACAACGGAAAGACTTACTGGAAGCTGTGTGCGAAGTTTTAGAGTTAGCAAGGACGTTAGACATTGATGTAGACATTTCTCAATACTTAGAGGAATTGTCGGACACACCTCGTACGGCATGTCATCAGTTTAAAAAGGTCACATAA